The following are encoded together in the Mugil cephalus isolate CIBA_MC_2020 chromosome 18, CIBA_Mcephalus_1.1, whole genome shotgun sequence genome:
- the LOC124995971 gene encoding cystatin-A5-like: MTHVTCGGFTDPRPATEEIQEICDEVKGQVEERTKKKYEIFRALQYRSQVVEGTNYLIKIHAGGFSYLHVMVFEALPCYGGEKSVTGVQQGHTSQDDLKPFGM, translated from the exons ATGACTCACGTTACTTGTGGAGGATTCACTGATCCTAGACCAGCCACTGAGGAGATTCAGGAGATCTGTGATGAG GTGAAAGGCCAAGTGGAggaaagaacaaagaagaagtATGAGATATTCAGAGCCCTTCAATACAGGAGCCAAGTCGTGGAAGGAACTAACTATCTCATTAAg atTCATGCTGGAGGATTCTCTTATCTTCATGTGATGGTGTTTGAAGCTCTGCCGTGTTATGGAGGAGAGAAATCAGTGACTGGTGTGCAACAAGGACACACCAGTCAAGATGATCTTAAACCATTTGGAATGTGA